Below is a window of Trueperaceae bacterium DNA.
TTTCGCAATTAAGATATGCGTTATACCAGTGAGCCAAGGCGCGTCTTCCTACACCTTCAGGACCTGTTAATAGGAGGGCGTGACCACGAAAGTTTCTGACAAGATCTTGGGCCTCCTCATGTCCCAAGAGAGAGGGAAGTGCCATCTAAAATCTACAAACTTGACACGTAGGTAGTGCCTGGAAACGGCCCTCAAGTGCTGGGCTAGTGTTAGGTGTTTGAGTAGAAGGATTCATAGTTAAAAATGTTTTATTCCCACAATAGTTTTGAGAGATCCCATAGCTAGGCGGTTTAGGGGCCGCTCCATAAAACTGAAACAAGACATCATATAATTTCCATCCTCCTTTGAGGTTACTTAGTTTTGGTGATTAAGGCTTCAGATCAATTATTAACTTAATACCAGTATGTAAAACAGTTTCTACCTCCATTTTAGTCAGTCCGGAGCCTAATTGTAAGGAAAAACCGGGCTCGTTAAAAGGTAAAATTAATTCAGTTGATAAGCGATACTTCTCCGAATCATCTTTGTAAGGTTCTGATGAAAATGAAACGACGATCTCGGTCTGGTTTCGTAAGTAGTGAGTTCCTTTCAAACGGGTACCAAGTATTAAACCATCACTATTACCGCCAGCTGTAAACGCTAGTTGCCAGCTGGGATAATGACGCGGCGATGATACGAACGTAGCCCCTAAATTGAAATAGTCGTTTTTTTGTGGATGATTGGTAAGCCCTTCAGCTTCGAATTCTAGGTTATGGTTTCCGAGGGCTCGGTAAAAATGTGCCTCTGTTCTGATAAAACCCCCGAAATTACTAGTAGTTCGAAAAACAGAAGGAGAAAGATTTAGGAGAATAACGCGGGACGGTCGATAATCTAATTTAAAACTGACTTGTTGCCAATGTGCTGTTAAAAATCCTGAAGCTGGTGGTTCCAAGGGAAACCGTGTTTCAGGGGAGAAGGGCCTCAAGGTCGTATTTCCGACGGCTATTGTGACCTTACCTGCGATTGACCCGAACGCTGCCTGTCCGGAAAGGTCGACAAAATACTCACCATGGTTGCTAACAGAGGCTGAACCCGAAAGCTGTAGATTCCCAATGGGTCCAAAGCTACGTGAATTACGAAATGCTGCTCGAACCTGTGGTGTTGGTGCTAGGGAAACACCAAAGTTCAGCTTGGTCCTTTCAACTGAAACATCTTTCATCTGCACAGAGAAGCCCAAGGCTTGAGCCTCTGAATTAAGGTTCAAGACTAGTGTTTGTGCATAAGTTGAACCCGCCAAAAGTAGTAAGGCGAGAACTCTCATGTTTCTATTTTGGCCCATACAGGCAGTGGGGGTGGCCGGTTGCATGAAAATTGTACCGTTGGGATCTTTGCAAACTTATCCCAACGACGGTTAGAACCATCAAGCGGTTGCCATAAAACACTATTAAATGGGTATCAAGGGAGTTCACCTTGTTGCGAAAGGAGTTAAAAATAGAGGGCTAAGTTAATAAGTAAACTCTTAAATCGTTGTCATTCCTTTGGCCGAAATAATTTGTATTTCAGTTATTAACTGCCTTTTGTCTAACGGATGAAGGGATCAATGTGTCACAATCGCTCCAGTCAGGTATGGAGGCGTGATTTGAGTGAATGAGCGGTTAGTAGTTCTTGTTCTTGCGGGTATTGCTTTCCTGGGATTGTGGGTTGCCCCGTGGGCGGCCACTAACCGCGAGACAGGAGCTAGAAGCGCTGTGGTGCTCTTAACTAACCGTTCGATTGACTTCACTGGGCGCACAGAACCAGTTGACGTCCCTGGTCAGGTGCCTCTATTGATACTAGGATCAATCTGTTTAATAGGCCTTGCTGGGAGTACAGTTCTGGTTGGTAGGACCCGGCAATTTCTATGGCTTGGATTCGGGGTTGCTACGATTGGCCTTAACGCATGGGGTCTGAATCTTTTTAGTCAAGCTGTAACGGAAGCCCGGATGGGAGCTTTCGTTGAGGTAGTTGAAGATCGGATTAAAAATCCTAAAGGTACTACTGATATATTGCGTTTACGAGAAATAGCCGATCGTGCTTATTCTGTACCCCTAAAATATTCCCTTGCAGAAGCTAAAGAGGCTGGTCTGAATGTTCGTCGGCTTCCGTACAAAAACGGAGGGATGGGCCTATCTGCTTTTCTCATGTTCTTAGCTGGGAGCGTTTCGGTATTCCTTAGTTTGAGACTTTCTTCTCAGATTAGCGGTGTAATTGATAGAATTATAACAATTACAGCTGTCCCAACTATGTCCATACTATTAGCTTTGGTTGTAGCTGCTATTGTGGTGTTGCTGCTACAGCCAACCCCTATAGGTCGCAGTGTTGAAATTTCGAGTCCCTATATGTATTTGGTGGGACGGATAGACACGTTATGGCATGCCTATCTAACGCTGTTCTCAGACTCGTTAGGGACACTTTCTGGCTTCATGGAAGCGCTGAAGTTTTCTACTCCTCTGATTTTTACAGGCCTGGCAGTAGCCTTTGGCTTTCAAGCCGGCCTATTCAATATTGGTGCTCCCGGTCAGATGATTATTGGGGCTATTTTTGCAATGTTGATAGGTGTGTATTTACCTGGACCAAAGATTTTAATTCTTCCTGCAACCGTCATAGCAGCCGCAGTTGGAGGTGGACTGTGGGGAGCTCTACCCGGCTGGCTTAAAGCTCGATTTGGAGCTAGCGAAGTTATCAATACTATTCTCCTGAATCTTGTCGCGGCGGCATTTTTGCTATTTATTTTGTCTTCGAGTCCCTCCTTTGCGGCTTCCGCTCTCCGGATTATCGTTTTCTTTGCGCTGGCAGGGTTATTTATTCTCGCGTTAGCAATTATCCCCATCATCCGGAAGGTTTTTAAGAAAGCTCCGCGGGCAATACTAGGATTAGTAGGTGTTACGGTTTTGATTGGCACGGTTTTGGTTGGGTTACCACGGGTTGGTGATCAGGTAGTTGTTCTCAACCTACCGTTTAAGGTTGCGGGGTCAGAACCTAAGTCGCAGGAGGTTAGGGAAGCCGCAAGGTTGCCCCAGTTACCTGAGTTTTTTGGGATTGATGTGCGAGAAACTCCGGGTGTTAATGAGGTAAAGATCAATGGTGCCTTAGTTATTGGGATAGTGGTAGGACTAGTAATCCTTTTAATTATCACGAAGATGGCTACTCGTATGCCTTGGTTGTTTCGGTTCGCTATATCTTGTTTCGCTGGAGTGTTGAGTTTTGGTGTGAGCGCGGCATTTGGACTTACGAAAGCCAGCATTGCTATACCTCCAACAAATCTTAACGCTGCCTTTCTTATCGCTATAGCATCTGCGGTTTTGATGCAGTACGTCCTGTGGCGAACAAAGTGGGGATACGAACTTAGAGCTGTAGGGGTTTCTCCTGAGGCCGCAGAATACGGTGGTGTTAGCATTTCTAGGAATACTATACTAGCCATGACGGTGAGTGGCGCGTTCGCTGGTCTTACCGCCTGTCATTATGTTTTGGGTGGCGCCTTAAATGATTTTTCTTTGCGACAAGCTTTGCCTACCGGCGATGGTTTCGATGGAATTGCGGTAGCCCTATTGGGCGGCAATTCCCCCCTAGGTATAGTTTTGTCAGCTTTTTTGTTCGGGGTATTAAAGAACGGTGGTTCAGTTCTAAACATTACTTTCCCAGGGTTGACTAGAGATGTTGTCAGCATGATTCTTGCCTTGGTAGTGCTGTTTATTGCTGCCAAAGGATTTCTTCTTCGCAAGGCTAGCAAAGGGTTGGTTCAGAGATCTTCCAGTCTAGGGAATGCGGGACGAAAATCATATCAGGAGAGGTCATCTGGTGAGTCTTGACGCAATCCTACTAGTTACTTTAATAGGTTCTACCCTTAGAGCTACAACGCCCCTTCTCCTAGCTGCGCTCGGTGGGATGTTTAGCGAGCGGTCGGGTGTGGTGAACATTGCCCTTGAGGGCATTATGCTTTTTGGGGCTCTAAGCGCCGCAATAACTGCTCAGTTGATTGAGGCCCCGTTTTTGGTAGACAACCCTAATGCCTTCGTGCCTCTGGCTCCAGTAGCTGGCGTTTTAGCGGCTGCAGCAGCGGGGGCCTTAGTCGGGTGGATACATGCAGTTATATCAATCCGGTATAACGCTGACCAAATAATTACAGCCACTGCAATAAACCTTATGGCAATCGGAATACCTAGACTTATACTGACTGGGCTTTACGATAATTCCTCGACTAGTGAACCGCTTCGGAATCGGTTACCTGAGTGGGGTTTCGGTGATTTTACCTTAAGTCCCCTTGTTTATTTGGCTTTTTTGTTGGTACCAATAACCTGGTATGTAATCTTCCGTACCCCCTTTGGCCTAAGATTACGATCTGTGGGAGAGCATCCTGAAGCAGCAGATTCTGTTGGGATTGACGTACGCCAAATCAGATATTACGCTGTGATACTTTCGGGTGTTTTAGCAGGTCTAGCTGGTGCCTTCTTGTCTATAGGAAATCTTAATCAGTTTATTCGGGAGATGGCTGGAGGGAGAGGGTTTATTGCGCTGGCCGCACTAATTTTTGGCAAATGGAATCCGTGGGGTGTTCTTGGCGCAACGCTTCTTTTTGGGGCTTTTGAGGCGGCAGCTACGTTGTTGGGTGGTACGCAACTTCTTCCACCTACTATAGTCCAAGCTATCCCATTTGTGCTCACCATGCTTGTCTTAGCTGGTTTCGTCGGACGGGCCATAGCCCCTAAAGCTATCGGAAAGCCTTTCGAGAAGTAGGCTACTTTGATACTTTTCTGGCCTTTTTGCCACTGGGGTATCGGCCATGCTGTTTAAAAAGTATCGCCAGGTGTTATATACCTTGTTCAAACGAGAAAGTTTGGGGTCTTGGGGGCAATGCACAAGTAAGGAAAAAGGTTCGCAGCCCATCTAGCTTAGAATCGATTATTTGATTTAACGTAATCGGGCTGTTTGGTATAGAGCGTGATGCACTTTTTCTCCTGCGAAATCTCTTTTGGCCGTAGGCCAGCCTGCGATCTGGTTCGTGAGAGGGTATATTTATCAAACTGCGCTACTCGGAAGAATATTTAAGGAGGTAGCTTGATAAAATTTGTTGAAGGTACCGTTTCGGAGCTGTCAGATGAGAGCGTTGTTGTTGAGGTTGGGCCTATAGGCTTAGAGGTATATGTGCCGAAAACGATCCTTATCGGTCTTCGGTTGGGTAGTTTGGTCCGTCTCTATACACATTTGGTAGTCCGTGATGATGGTTGGACGCTCTATGGGTTTCCTGATAATGTTTTGCTCAATATGTTTAAACAATTAATTAGCGTGTCTGGAGTTGGCCCTAAACTGGGGCTTGCTATGCTGTCTACCCTCGAGGCAAATGTAATCGGGACTGCTATCCTTCAGAAAGACTCTGAGCTCCTCTCCAGCGCCCCTGGTATTGGGAAAAGAACGGCTGAGCGTATTGTGTTGGAATTAGAGCATAAGGTTGCTGAATTCCCACTCAAAAGTAAGGATCAAAAACCGAGCGGAACCGTACGCAGTCAGGCCAGCGTGGATGCTATCGAAGCTCTAGTTGCTTTGGGATATAGAGAGGCTAACGTTAAGGCGGTTGTCGCTGAGTTGGCAATCACTAAGCCACAAGAATCAGCCGAAGGTCTTATTAGAAAAAGCTTGGGCAAACTCCGCTAGAGGACGAATTAGGAAATTCGTAGTGGAACAGGTTTTTGGCGTTCCTGTTACGGAGTGCGAAGTATTCGGTATTTTTCGTAAAGGTTAGTAATTTTTATCGGGTTGGGACCTAATGTTCACATAGGCCGAATCGATTGGTTGTAATTCCGTGGTGAATCCTAGGCTACTACCGAAAAACCTGGCATATGGGACAAACACTGCCCTTATAGGGCTAACAAAACTTTGATTTTTAAAGATTGCGATGAAGAATAAAACACAAAAGTGCTTCAAAGTCTAAGAACCACTAGATCGTGATCTAACCCGAGAAAACCCTTAGCAACCGCATGCGTCCGTTTGAAGGTTCTGCCACAGCAACCAAATGTCCATTTGGGCTAATTAAGCTGTGACGCTCATTCTTTTGCAGAGGCAGTCGTTGTCCCTTTAGTACGCGTAACGTTTCATCTTCTTCTAACTGGACCACTGGATATGGAAGAGCATTAACTAAACTTAAGCCCTGGTCTGATTTTAGATTTAGCGGTGATACAGCCTGTGTTAGCGTGAAGTGTCCGGCCTGAGTGCGGAGCAGGCCACTTAGGTGGGAAGGTATTTTTAGAATAGAGCCGAGATCACGAGCAAAGCCCCTTGCATAGGTTCCAGCGCTGACTTCTAAATCGAATATAGCTGTCGGGAAATTCCCGAGCGATTTAGCTGTATTAAACGCAAATCCATGATCGGCCGGACGCCAATGACCATTTTGATCGGGTGAGAAAAATTTAGGCAGAACTGAGTGACCACTATAGAAGCCAATCAACGTGATGGTGTGGTATTGAGCTGGCCGGGGAGCATGATTGATTGTTTGGCCTTTGCGGGCTGACCGGTAACTGGGTACCCCTTTCTGTTTTATCGCTGAAAATTGTGGGGGCACCTGGTGTTCTAGAGAAAGGAAGTATCCCAGTGAGTCTTTTATGGCGTCGGTGGTGATGTGTTCTGCGCTAGCCCTATCTAATATGGGTCCCTCGGCGTCGAGAGTCAATGTGCTAGCCCCGAAAGCTACGCTAGCTAAATAACGCTTCGTAGTAAGGCTGAGGAAAGGCGATAGCTTGGTAGCTTGTCCCGCAAGGAGGATTAGGACGCCAGTTGCAAGAGGATCCAGAGTTCCAGCGTGCCCTACCTTTTTTACGGCTAAAGCTTGGC
It encodes the following:
- a CDS encoding sugar ABC transporter permease, encoding MRDENHIRRGHLVSLDAILLVTLIGSTLRATTPLLLAALGGMFSERSGVVNIALEGIMLFGALSAAITAQLIEAPFLVDNPNAFVPLAPVAGVLAAAAAGALVGWIHAVISIRYNADQIITATAINLMAIGIPRLILTGLYDNSSTSEPLRNRLPEWGFGDFTLSPLVYLAFLLVPITWYVIFRTPFGLRLRSVGEHPEAADSVGIDVRQIRYYAVILSGVLAGLAGAFLSIGNLNQFIREMAGGRGFIALAALIFGKWNPWGVLGATLLFGAFEAAATLLGGTQLLPPTIVQAIPFVLTMLVLAGFVGRAIAPKAIGKPFEK
- the truB gene encoding tRNA pseudouridine(55) synthase TruB, coding for MSVFVLNKPLGLTSRKTVNLGSQALAVKKVGHAGTLDPLATGVLILLAGQATKLSPFLSLTTKRYLASVAFGASTLTLDAEGPILDRASAEHITTDAIKDSLGYFLSLEHQVPPQFSAIKQKGVPSYRSARKGQTINHAPRPAQYHTITLIGFYSGHSVLPKFFSPDQNGHWRPADHGFAFNTAKSLGNFPTAIFDLEVSAGTYARGFARDLGSILKIPSHLSGLLRTQAGHFTLTQAVSPLNLKSDQGLSLVNALPYPVVQLEEDETLRVLKGQRLPLQKNERHSLISPNGHLVAVAEPSNGRMRLLRVFSG
- the ruvA gene encoding Holliday junction branch migration protein RuvA, translating into MIKFVEGTVSELSDESVVVEVGPIGLEVYVPKTILIGLRLGSLVRLYTHLVVRDDGWTLYGFPDNVLLNMFKQLISVSGVGPKLGLAMLSTLEANVIGTAILQKDSELLSSAPGIGKRTAERIVLELEHKVAEFPLKSKDQKPSGTVRSQASVDAIEALVALGYREANVKAVVAELAITKPQESAEGLIRKSLGKLR